The following coding sequences are from one Maniola hyperantus chromosome 7, iAphHyp1.2, whole genome shotgun sequence window:
- the Gadd45 gene encoding growth arrest and DNA damage-inducible protein GADD45 alpha: MYDELVVPVKMESFSGVAAKSPISNCIKTVLGRACVEKRVTIGLLPAIQYLSKNTNGALFCLTAAAPPGDSATHMQEVLLQAFCAENDIYVIKVDSDQKLKKMLGFSETRMDFSCILVHYPYTNPFSDSQEIDPSVLSESEKDLIEHCENNWDYAQMPVIKLPEK; this comes from the exons ATGTACGACGAATTAGTGGTTCCTGTGAAGATGGAGTCTTTCAGTGGTGTTGCGGCTAAAAG cccaatCAGCAATTGCATCAAGACGGTACTAGGGAGAGCCTGTGTGGAGAAGCGAGTAACGATCGGTCTCCTGCCAGCCATTCAGTATCTGTCGAAGAACACTAACGGAGCCCTATTCTGCTTGACCGCAGCAGCCCCGCCTGGCGACAGCGCCACGCACATGCAAGAAGTCTTACTACAAGCTTTTTGCGCCGAGAACGACATTTACGTTATTAAG GTGGATTCAGATCAGAAATTGAAGAAGATGCTCGGCTTCAGCGAAACACGTATGGATTTTAGCTGCATCCTCGTCCACTACCCTTACACCAACCCCTTCAGCGACAGCCAAGAGATCGACCCGTCCGTCCTCTCGGAGTCCGAGAAAGACTTGATTGAGCACTGCGAAAACAATTGGGACTACGCTCAGATGCCAGTCATCAAGCTGCCAGAAAAGTGA
- the LOC117984095 gene encoding glucose dehydrogenase [FAD, quinone]-like produces the protein MQVWQPQNISAICPPQISGCSDFAVVYLSLLVQLYGGSVDQKKHEMCDRETKPEAWDGKEYDFIVVGAGAAGCVVANRLTENYKWKVLLLEAGPEEPDITRVPSLISAVSGSNIDWQYTTEPNGKSCLALPGGRCTWPRGKTMGGSTSTNGFGYIRGNREDYDSWARLGNKGWSYEDVLPFFMKSETNMNKYAVDSDYHGAKGEQYVSWLPYVDDASNMMMEAYTEGGIPLLDYNGAEQLGAMQMQAFALEGERVSTNVAFIQPIRHKRPNLFIETNSEAIKILIDDHKNANGIVYLKDAKKYTAYAKKEVIISGGTINSPKLLMLSGIGPKEHLKSLNIPVVKDLAVGENLHDHLSFDGLAVALSNETVTAVSQQEILRAVKELAEMKIKRGPLSALGPVLSSSFLKTKPYLIAPDIQYQVVPLPNLREYLRDPLAAAVQYVFTPMSYYDAVMPRAMNLVPKSRGKLLLNKTNPYGPPLLHVNYLGDDSDLIPLMKGVRFLLSLENTEAFQSRGAYFVREKMPHCKEYDWGTDEYFVCLIRHYTSTTHHQVGTCKMGPAWDKKAVVDSELRVYGVKRLRVIDASIMPVVIRGNTEAPAIMIGERGVDFVIKYWQNLTKDYCF, from the exons ATGCAGGTCTGGCAGCCCCAAAACATCTCCGCAATATGTCCACCACAGATTTCAGGATGTTCCGATTTTGCTGTAGTATATCTCAGTCTATTAGTACAGTTATATGGTGGTTCCGTAGATCAGAAGAAGCACGAGATGTGCGATAGAGAAACCAAACCTGAAGCGTGGGATGGGAAGGAGTATGACTTCATAGTAGTAGGCGCGGGAGCGGCGGGCTGCGTCGTTGCTAACAGACTCACTGAGAACTATAAGTGGAAG GTGCTGCTGTTAGAGGCAGGTCCAGAAGAGCCTGACATAACGCGAGTCCCTAGCTTGATCTCCGCTGTTTCGGGGTCCAACATAGACTGGCAGTACACCACGGAGCCCAACGGGAAGAGCTGCCTCGCATTACCAGGAGGAAGATGCACATGGCCCAG AGGCAAAACAATGGGTGGTTCAACCTCTACCAATGGGTTCGGGTACATCAGAGGCAACCGAGAGGACTACGactcttgggcacgtttgggcAATAAAGGGTGGAGCTATGAAGAT GTGCTGCCATTCTTCATGAAATCTGAAACGAACATGAATAAATACGCTGTCGATAGTGATTACCACGGGGCAAAAGGAGAACAGTATGTGTCTTGGTTGCCTTACGTAGACGATGCCTCAAACATGATGATGGAGGCTTACACTGAAGGAGGAATACCTTTGCTTGATTACAATGGAGCTGAACAGTTGGGGGCCATGCAAATGCAAGCATTCGCACTTGAAGGGGAAAGAGTATCTACCAATGTCGCTTTTATACAACCTATCCGACATAAAAGACCAAATCTCTTTATCGAAACTAATTCAGAagctataaaaatacttatagatGATCATAAAAATGCTAATGGAATCGTTTATCTCAAAGATGCCAAGAAGTACACAGCGTATGCCAAAAAAGAGGTAATAATTAGCGGTGGAACAATTAACTCGCCGAAGTTATTAATGTTATCAGGAATAGGTCCAAAGGaacatttaaaaagtttaaatattcCAGTAGTAAAAGATTTAGCAGTTGGAGAGAATTTGCATGATCATCTTTCTTTTGATGGCTTGGCAGTCGCTTTATCGAATGAAACGGTGACAGCAGTAAGTCAACAAGAGATATTGAGGGCCGTCAAGGAACTCGCTGAAATGAAAATCAAAAGAGGGCCACTGTCAGCTTTAGGCCCAGTATTGTCGTCATCGTTTTTGAAAACCAAACCGTATTTGATCGCACCTGATATACAATATCAAGTAGTCCCTTTACCAAACTTGAGAGAATATCTTAGAGACCCATTAGCAGCAGCAGTTCAGTATGTATTTACGCCAATGTCATACTATGACGCTGTGATGCCAAGAGCTATGAATTTAGTGCCAAAAAGTAGAGGCAAACTGCTGTTGAATAAAACTAATCCATACGGTCCTCCTTTATTACACGTTAATTACTTAGGTGATGACAGCGACTTAATACCTCTGATGAAGGGTGTGCGATTTTTGTTATCTCTGGAAAACACAGAAGCTTTTCAATCGCGGGGAGCATATTTCGTTCGAGAGAAAATGCCACATTGTAAAGAATACGACTGGGGTACAGATGAATACTTCGTATGCCTAATCAGACATTATACTTCTACTACACATCATCAGGTTGGAACGTGTAAGATGGGTCCGGCTTGGGATAAGAAGGCAGTAGTAGACAGCGAGCTGCGAGTGTACGGGGTGAAGCGGCTTAGAGTGATCGACGCGTCGATAATGCCTGTTGTCATACGCGGGAACACGGAAGCTCCAGCTATTATGATCGGGGAAAGGGGCGTAGattttgttattaaatattgGCAAAATCTTACTAAGGATTACTGTTTctaa
- the LOC117984096 gene encoding glucose dehydrogenase [FAD, quinone]-like, with amino-acid sequence MQVWQPMNLSAECPPQIPGCSDFALVYINLLVQLYGGSVDQKKQEKCDRETKPKARDGKEYDFIVVGAGAAGCVVANRLTENYKWKVLLLEAGPEEPDITRVPGLVGSLTNSNIYWQYSTEPNGKSCLAFPGGRCLWPRGKTMGGSSSINGLGYIRGNRVDYDLWARLGNRGWSYEEVLPFFVKSERNLNKYAVDSDYHGAKGEQYVSWLRYVDNASNMMVEAYIERGIPFLDYNGAEQSGTMQMQSFTLDGERVSTNVAFIQPIRYKRPNLVVKTNAEVIKILIDDLKNANGIVYLKGGKKYTAYAKKEVIICGGTINSPKLLMLSGIGPKEHLESLNISVVEDLAVGENLHDHVSVDGIVVALPNEMVTAVSQQETLRVVKEYAEMKIKRGPLSGFGPVFSSSFLKTEPHLIAPDIQYQTSPVPNLRELLRDPVVAPIQSVFTPIQFYEAMIPRPMNLVPKSRGKMLLNKTNPYGSPLLYANYLGDDRDFIPLMKGIRFLLSLENTAAFRSRGAYIVREKMPHCKQYDWGTDEYFVCLIRHYTSTTHHQVGTCKMGPAWDKKAVVDSELRVYGVKRLRVIDASIMPVVIRGNTEAPTIMIGERGVDFVMKYWQHFTNDYCF; translated from the exons ATGCAGGTCTGGCAGCCCATGAACCTCTCCGCCGAGTGTCCGCCACAGATTCCAGGATGCTCTGATTTTGCTCTAGTATACATCAATCTATTAGTGCAGTTATATGGTGGTTCCGTGGATCAGAAGAAGCAGGAGAAGTGCGACAGAGAAACCAAACCTAAAGCGAGGGATGGGAAAGAGTATGACTTCATAGTAGTGGGCGCGGGAGCGGCGGGCTGCGTCGTTGCTAACAGACTCACTGAGAACTACAAGTGGAAG GTGCTGTTATTAGAAGCAGGTCCCGAGGAGCCCGACATCACGCGAGTGCCAGGCCTGGTCGGCTCTCTGACGAACTCCAACATATACTGGCAGTACAGCACGGAGCCCAACGGGAAGAGCTGCCTAGCATTTCCTGGAGGAAGATGCTTGTGGCCTCG cggCAAAACAATGGGTGGTTCGAGCTCTATCAATGGATTGGGGTACATCAGGGGCAACCGAGTGGACTACGACTTGTGGGCTCGTTTAGGTAACAGAGGGTGGAGCTATGAAGAA GTGCTGCCATTCTTCGTGAAATCTGAAAGAAATTTGAATAAATACGCAGTCGATAGTGATTACCACGGGGCGAAAGGAGAACAGTATGTGTCCTGGTTGCGTTACGTAGACAATGCCTCAAACATGATGGTTGAAGCCTATATTGAAAGAGGAATACCTTTCCTTGACTACAATGGAGCTGAGCAGTCCGGCACCATGCAAATGCAATCATTTACACTCGATGGCGAACGTGTATCTACCAATGTCGCTTTTATACAACCTATCCGATATAAAAGGCCTAATCTCGTTGTTAAAACAAACGCAGAAgtcataaaaatacttatagatGATCTTAAAAATGCTAATGGAATAGTTTATCTCAAAGGTGGCAAGAAGTACACAGCGTACGCGAAAAAAGAGGTTATCATTTGCGGTGGAACGATTAACTCGCCAAAATTATTAATGTTATCAGGGATAGGGCCGAAAGAACATTTAGAAAGTTTAAATATTTCTGTAGTAGAAGATTTAGCAGTTGGAGAGAATTTGCATGATCATGTTTCTGTTGATGGCATAGTAGTCGCTTTACCAAATGAAATGGTGACAGCAGTAAGTCAACAAGAGACATTGAGAGTCGTCAAGGAATACGCTGAAATGAAAATCAAAAGAGGGCCACTGTCGGGTTTCGGTCCAGTATTCTCGTCATCATTTTTGAAAACCGAGCCACATTTAATCGCGCCTGATATACAATATCAAACGAGCCCTGTACCAAACTTGAGAGAATTACTTAGAGATCCAGTAGTAGCACCAATTCAGTCTGTATTTACACCGATTCAATTCTATGAAGCTATGATACCAAGGCCTATGAATTTAGTGCCCAAAAGTAGAGGCAAAATGCTGTTGAATAAAACTAATCCATACGGCTCTCCATTATTATATGCTAATTACTTAGGTGATGACAGGGACTTCATACCTCTGATGAAAGGCATCCGATTTTTATTATCTCTGGAAAACACAGCAGCTTTTCGATCGCGGGGAGCATATATAGTTCGGGAGAAAATGCCACATTGTAAACAATATGACTGGGGTACAGATGAATACTTCGTATGCCTAATCAGACATTATACTTCTACCACACATCATCAGGTTGGAACGTGTAAGATGGGTCCGGCTTGGGATAAGAAGGCAGTAGTAGACAGCGAGCTGCGAGTGTACGGGGTGAAGCGGCTGAGAGTGATCGACGCGTCGATAATGCCTGTTGTCATACGCGGGAACACGGAAGCTCCAACTATTATGATCGGGGAAAGGGGCGTAGATTTTGTTATGAAATATTGGCAACATTTTACTAATGATTACTGtttctaa